One genomic window of Micrococcus flavus includes the following:
- a CDS encoding amidase, translating to MSPTDPTSPAEPAAPSTATRLARLLDRSAVALRDALAAGELSAREVTQAALDAAAAHEDLGAFALLDAEGALARADALDAARRHLHDDVPASLHGLPLAVKDLTDVAGMPTRHGSALLADAPPAAQDDPLVARLRQAGTVVLGKTTVPEFGLDSYSETLVGPPARNPLDPTRTPGGSSGGSAAAVAAGILPFAPGSDGGGSIRIPAAACGLVGLKPGRGTVPTDEAADTVRTLTVSGPLAHTVEDAALLLDVLTHPEGFGGRMLADVRRAAEARRAGAPHAGVRVGLSTASPFPPAVEVSLARPALAALTRAGALLEAGGHMVEPFSPYYGERYHEDFRTVWTSGLLRAPLPPDAEERVGAVAASFLRSARAAGPEETAAAVERLEGWAENVRAQFASVDVVMTPVLATAPPEVGHFLALPPEENYAAQCAFTPYTSMVNVLGLPAVSVPVDRDGAGLSWSVHLIGRPGDEGRLLQLAAHLELLLAG from the coding sequence ATGTCCCCCACCGACCCGACGTCCCCGGCCGAGCCGGCCGCCCCGAGCACCGCGACCCGCCTCGCCCGTCTGCTGGACCGCTCCGCCGTGGCCCTGCGCGACGCCCTGGCCGCGGGGGAGCTCTCCGCGCGCGAGGTCACGCAGGCGGCCCTGGACGCCGCCGCCGCGCACGAGGACCTGGGCGCGTTCGCCCTCCTGGACGCCGAGGGCGCCCTGGCCCGCGCGGACGCCCTGGACGCCGCCCGCCGGCACCTCCACGACGACGTCCCCGCCTCCCTCCACGGCCTGCCCCTGGCCGTGAAGGACCTCACCGACGTGGCGGGGATGCCCACGCGGCACGGCTCCGCGCTGCTGGCCGACGCGCCGCCCGCCGCGCAGGACGACCCGCTCGTGGCGCGCCTGCGCCAGGCCGGGACGGTGGTGCTGGGCAAGACCACCGTCCCGGAGTTCGGCCTGGACTCCTACTCGGAGACCCTCGTCGGGCCGCCGGCGCGCAACCCCCTCGACCCGACCCGCACCCCCGGGGGCTCCTCCGGCGGCTCGGCGGCGGCCGTGGCGGCGGGGATCCTGCCGTTCGCGCCCGGCTCGGACGGCGGCGGGTCGATCCGCATCCCCGCGGCCGCGTGCGGGCTGGTGGGACTGAAGCCGGGCCGGGGGACGGTGCCGACGGACGAGGCCGCGGACACCGTGCGCACGCTCACCGTGTCCGGGCCGCTGGCCCACACCGTGGAGGACGCGGCCCTGCTCCTGGACGTGCTGACCCACCCGGAGGGCTTCGGCGGCCGGATGCTCGCGGACGTGCGCCGGGCCGCCGAGGCCCGCCGCGCCGGGGCTCCGCACGCCGGCGTGCGGGTCGGCCTGAGCACCGCCTCCCCGTTCCCCCCGGCGGTGGAGGTGAGCCTGGCCCGTCCCGCGCTGGCCGCCCTGACGCGCGCCGGGGCCCTGCTCGAGGCCGGCGGGCACATGGTGGAGCCGTTCAGCCCGTACTACGGGGAGCGGTACCACGAGGACTTCCGCACCGTGTGGACCTCGGGGCTGCTGCGGGCGCCGCTGCCGCCCGACGCCGAGGAGCGCGTGGGCGCGGTGGCCGCGTCCTTCCTGCGCTCGGCGCGGGCCGCCGGGCCCGAGGAGACGGCCGCCGCCGTCGAGCGCCTCGAGGGGTGGGCGGAGAACGTGCGCGCCCAGTTCGCCTCGGTGGACGTGGTGATGACGCCGGTGCTCGCCACGGCCCCGCCCGAGGTGGGGCACTTCCTGGCCCTGCCGCCGGAGGAGAACTATGCGGCGCAGTGCGCGTTCACGCCGTACACCTCGATGGTCAACGTCCTCGGGCTGCCCGCGGTGTCCGTGCCGGTGGACCGGGACGGGGCCGGCCTGAGCTGGTCGGTGCACCTGATCGGCCGCCCGGGCGACGAGGGGCGCCTGCTCCAGCTCGCCGCCCACCTGGAGCTGCTCCTGGCCGGCTGA
- a CDS encoding rhodanese-like domain-containing protein: MSIYETVSVDQVPADAHILDVREDDEWALGRAAGAVHIPLGELPERLDELDPDTDYHVICRSGGRSARAAEFLVGRGYSAINVAGGSGAWLEAGKPMEADGGAEPTVK; this comes from the coding sequence ATGAGCATCTACGAGACCGTCTCCGTCGACCAGGTCCCCGCCGACGCCCACATCCTCGACGTCCGCGAGGACGACGAATGGGCCCTCGGCCGCGCCGCGGGCGCCGTCCACATCCCGCTCGGCGAGCTGCCGGAGCGCCTGGACGAGCTGGACCCGGACACCGACTACCACGTGATCTGCCGCAGCGGCGGCCGGTCCGCCCGCGCCGCCGAGTTCCTGGTGGGCCGCGGCTACTCGGCCATCAACGTGGCCGGCGGCTCCGGCGCCTGGCTCGAGGCCGGCAAGCCCATGGAGGCCGACGGCGGCGCCGAGCCCACCGTCAAGTGA
- a CDS encoding DUF4190 domain-containing protein, whose product MAYGHDQDPHGRHPHDREAGTPSEGGWPDRPAAERTGSSTSWYADSVAAGGDAAPSYSEQAARTADAGPYGTGVPAHGAGPADAQAQPAYGQQPAYPGGGYGQVPADQSGTGLSIASMVIGILSLLGGLTLVIPPIVGVVLGHMGLKREPRGRGFAIAGLVTNYLSLAFLVLGILALVLLMVFAGAAATSAGY is encoded by the coding sequence ATGGCGTACGGCCACGACCAGGACCCGCACGGCCGGCACCCCCACGACCGGGAGGCCGGCACGCCGTCGGAGGGCGGCTGGCCGGACCGGCCCGCCGCCGAGCGCACCGGCTCCTCCACCTCCTGGTACGCGGACTCCGTCGCGGCCGGCGGGGACGCGGCCCCGTCCTATTCCGAGCAGGCGGCCCGCACCGCCGACGCCGGCCCGTACGGCACCGGCGTCCCGGCCCACGGCGCCGGCCCGGCCGACGCCCAGGCCCAGCCCGCCTACGGCCAGCAGCCCGCCTACCCCGGGGGCGGCTACGGCCAGGTCCCGGCGGACCAGTCGGGCACGGGCCTGTCCATCGCCTCCATGGTGATCGGCATCCTGTCCCTGCTCGGTGGCCTCACCCTGGTGATCCCGCCGATCGTGGGCGTGGTCCTCGGCCACATGGGCCTCAAGCGCGAGCCCCGCGGCCGCGGCTTCGCCATCGCCGGCCTCGTGACGAACTACCTCAGCCTCGCGTTCCTCGTGCTCGGGATCCTGGCCCTCGTCCTGCTGATGGTCTTCGCCGGGGCGGCGGCCACCTCGGCCGGGTACTGA